A region from the Xenopus laevis strain J_2021 chromosome 4S, Xenopus_laevis_v10.1, whole genome shotgun sequence genome encodes:
- the znf143.S gene encoding zinc finger protein 143 isoform X2, producing the protein MLLAQINRDSQAMAEFPGGGGEAQHVTLCLTEAVADGESMDTMEGMSLQAVTLADGSTAYIQHNTKDGKLIEGQVIQLEDGSAAYVQHVPKGDDLSLEDGQAVQLEDGTTAYIHHSSKDSYDQSSVQAVQLEDGTTAYIHHAVQVPQSDTILAIQADGTVAGLHTGEASIDPDTISALEQYAAKVSIEGGEGAGSNALINESESEKKMQIVLSHGARLPIKAQQTNEKAFRCDYEGCGKLYTTAHHLKVHERSHTGDRPYQCDHGSCRKAFATAPASPRKDKAKASGPSEGEDHLPPEETSVPPEVPEQGRPQNPGQRGRVRRHRMVSGVQGIQKTADGYGLKSHVRTHTGEKPYRCSEENCTKSFKTSGDLQKHVRTHTGERPFKCPFEGCGRSFTTSNIRKVHIRTHTGERPYYCSEPGCGRAFASATNYKNHVRIHTGEKPYVCTVPGCDKRFTEYSSLYKHHVVHTHSKPYNCNHCGKTYKQISTLAMHKRTAHNDTEPIEEDQESFFVPQPPDEVIKGSQITYVTGVDGEDGISATQSGQQLALIAQDGTSHIGEQQSLEEAIRIASRIQQGESPGMED; encoded by the exons ATGGTGAGAGCATGGACACAATGGAAGGCATGAGTCTGCAGGCAGTCACCCTGGCCGATGGTTCCACTGCCTACATTCAGCACAACACCAAAG ATGGGAAATTAATAGAAGGGCAAGTCATTCAGCTGGAGGATGGTTCGGCTGCCTATGTTCAGCACGTCCCTAAAGGCG ATGACCTGAGTCTGGAGGACGGGCAGGCGGTTCAGTTGGAAGATGGCACCACAGCCTACATCCATCACTCGTCCAAAG ACTCGTATGATCAGAGTTCAGTACAGGCAGTGCAGCTGGAAGATGGCACGACGGCTTACATTCACCACGCGGTGCAGGTCCCGCAGTCCGATACCATCTTGGCAATTCAAGCGGACGGCACCGTTGCCGGGCTACACACAGGGGAAGCCTCCATCGATCCCGACACAATCAGCGCATTGGAACAGTACGCAGCAAAG GTGTCGATTGAAGGAGGGGAAGGAGCAGGTAGCAACGCACTTATAAATGAAtctgaatcagaaaaaaaaatgcag ATTGTATTAAGCCATGGTGCCCGTTTGCCCATCAAAGCCCAACAGACTAACGAGAAGGCTTTCCGCTGTGACTACGAAGGCTGTGGGAAACTGTACACAACTGCCCATCATCTTAAG GTGCACGAGAGGTCACACACAGGGGATCGTCCATACCAATGTGACCACGGCAGCTGCAGAAAAGCGTTTGCTACAG CTCCAGCGAGCCCTCGGAAGGACAAGGCTAAAGCTAGTGGTCCTTCCGAGGGAGAGGATCACCTGCCGCCCGAGGAGACCTCAGTACCGCCAGAGGTACCTGAGCAGGGCCGCCCCCAAAATCCTGGCCAACGAGGCCGTGTGAGGAGGCACCGGATGGTGTCCGGAGTGCAGGGGATCCAGAAGACAGCGGACG GTTATGGGTTAAAAAGCCACGTGAGGacacacacaggagagaaaccataccGGTGTTCTGAGGAAAACTGCACCAAGTCTTTCAAGACGTCTGGAGACCTGCAGAAACACGTCAGAACTCACACAG GAGAAAGGCCGTTCAAGTGTCCGTTTGAAGGCTGCGGAAGATCATTCACTACGTCCAATATCCGAAAGGTCCACATCCGCACACACACGGGGGAAAGACCATACTACTGCTCGGAACCAGGgtgtggcagagccttcgccaGTGCAACCAATTACAAGAACCACGTGCGGATACACACAG GTGAGAAGCCTTACGTGTGCACAGTACCCGGCTGTGACAAACGCTTCACGGAGTATTCGAGTTTGTACAAACACCACGTGGTCCATACGCACTCCAAGCCGTACAACTGCAATCACTGCGGCAAGACCTACAAGCAGATCTCCACGCTGGCCATGCACAAGCGGACGGCTCACAACGACACAGAACCCATTGAGGAAGATCAGGAGAGTTTCTTTGTGCCGCAGCCAC CTGATGAAGTGATCAAAGGCTCCCAGATCACGTATGTAACTGGCGTGGACGGAGAGGACGGTATCTCAGCGACGCAGTCGGGCCAGCAGTTGGCACTCATTGCCCAGGATGGCACATCCCAT ATCGGGGAACAGCAGTCATTGGAGGAAGCCATACGAATCGCTTCGAGGATACAACAAGGCGAATCCCCCGGCATGGAAGATTAA
- the znf143.S gene encoding zinc finger protein 143 isoform X3, protein MLLAQINRDSQAMAEFPGGGGEAQHVTLCLTEAVADGESMDTMEGMSLQAVTLADGSTAYIQHNTKDGKLIEGQVIQLEDGSAAYVQHVPKGDDLSLEDGQAVQLEDGTTAYIHHSSKDSYDQSSVQAVQLEDGTTAYIHHAVQVPQSDTILAIQADGTVAGLHTGEASIDPDTISALEQYAAKVSIEGGEGAGSNALINESESEKKMQIVLSHGARLPIKAQQTNEKAFRCDYEGCGKLYTTAHHLKVHERSHTGDRPYQCDHGSCRKAFATGYGLKSHVRTHTGEKPYRCSEENCTKSFKTSGDLQKHVRTHTGERPFKCPFEGCGRSFTTSNIRKVHIRTHTGERPYYCSEPGCGRAFASATNYKNHVRIHTGEKPYVCTVPGCDKRFTEYSSLYKHHVVHTHSKPYNCNHCGKTYKQISTLAMHKRTAHNDTEPIEEDQESFFVPQPPDEVIKGSQITYVTGVDGEDGISATQSGQQLALIAQDGTSHIGEQQSLEEAIRIASRIQQGESPGMED, encoded by the exons ATGGTGAGAGCATGGACACAATGGAAGGCATGAGTCTGCAGGCAGTCACCCTGGCCGATGGTTCCACTGCCTACATTCAGCACAACACCAAAG ATGGGAAATTAATAGAAGGGCAAGTCATTCAGCTGGAGGATGGTTCGGCTGCCTATGTTCAGCACGTCCCTAAAGGCG ATGACCTGAGTCTGGAGGACGGGCAGGCGGTTCAGTTGGAAGATGGCACCACAGCCTACATCCATCACTCGTCCAAAG ACTCGTATGATCAGAGTTCAGTACAGGCAGTGCAGCTGGAAGATGGCACGACGGCTTACATTCACCACGCGGTGCAGGTCCCGCAGTCCGATACCATCTTGGCAATTCAAGCGGACGGCACCGTTGCCGGGCTACACACAGGGGAAGCCTCCATCGATCCCGACACAATCAGCGCATTGGAACAGTACGCAGCAAAG GTGTCGATTGAAGGAGGGGAAGGAGCAGGTAGCAACGCACTTATAAATGAAtctgaatcagaaaaaaaaatgcag ATTGTATTAAGCCATGGTGCCCGTTTGCCCATCAAAGCCCAACAGACTAACGAGAAGGCTTTCCGCTGTGACTACGAAGGCTGTGGGAAACTGTACACAACTGCCCATCATCTTAAG GTGCACGAGAGGTCACACACAGGGGATCGTCCATACCAATGTGACCACGGCAGCTGCAGAAAAGCGTTTGCTACAG GTTATGGGTTAAAAAGCCACGTGAGGacacacacaggagagaaaccataccGGTGTTCTGAGGAAAACTGCACCAAGTCTTTCAAGACGTCTGGAGACCTGCAGAAACACGTCAGAACTCACACAG GAGAAAGGCCGTTCAAGTGTCCGTTTGAAGGCTGCGGAAGATCATTCACTACGTCCAATATCCGAAAGGTCCACATCCGCACACACACGGGGGAAAGACCATACTACTGCTCGGAACCAGGgtgtggcagagccttcgccaGTGCAACCAATTACAAGAACCACGTGCGGATACACACAG GTGAGAAGCCTTACGTGTGCACAGTACCCGGCTGTGACAAACGCTTCACGGAGTATTCGAGTTTGTACAAACACCACGTGGTCCATACGCACTCCAAGCCGTACAACTGCAATCACTGCGGCAAGACCTACAAGCAGATCTCCACGCTGGCCATGCACAAGCGGACGGCTCACAACGACACAGAACCCATTGAGGAAGATCAGGAGAGTTTCTTTGTGCCGCAGCCAC CTGATGAAGTGATCAAAGGCTCCCAGATCACGTATGTAACTGGCGTGGACGGAGAGGACGGTATCTCAGCGACGCAGTCGGGCCAGCAGTTGGCACTCATTGCCCAGGATGGCACATCCCAT ATCGGGGAACAGCAGTCATTGGAGGAAGCCATACGAATCGCTTCGAGGATACAACAAGGCGAATCCCCCGGCATGGAAGATTAA
- the znf143.S gene encoding zinc finger protein 143 isoform X1, giving the protein MLLAQINRDSQAMAEFPGGGGEAQHVTLCLTEAVADGESMDTMEGMSLQAVTLADGSTAYIQHNTKDGKLIEGQVIQLEDGSAAYVQHVPKGDDLSLEDGQAVQLEDGTTAYIHHSSKDSYDQSSVQAVQLEDGTTAYIHHAVQVPQSDTILAIQADGTVAGLHTGEASIDPDTISALEQYAAKVSIEGGEGAGSNALINESESEKKMQIVLSHGARLPIKAQQTNEKAFRCDYEGCGKLYTTAHHLKVHERSHTGDRPYQCDHGSCRKAFATAPASPRKDKAKASGPSEGEDHLPPEETSVPPEVPEQGRPQNPGQRGRVRRHRMVSGVQGIQKTADGYGLKSHVRTHTGEKPYRCSEENCTKSFKTSGDLQKHVRTHTGERPFKCPFEGCGRSFTTSNIRKVHIRTHTGERPYYCSEPGCGRAFASATNYKNHVRIHTGEKPYVCTVPGCDKRFTEYSSLYKHHVVHTHSKPYNCNHCGKTYKQISTLAMHKRTAHNDTEPIEEDQESFFVPQPPDEVIKGSQITYVTGVDGEDGISATQSGQQLALIAQDGTSHVAIVAQDLSAFHNSETGPQHSHNLGGSDSRPVTLLATSNGRQIAVQIGEQQSLEEAIRIASRIQQGESPGMED; this is encoded by the exons ATGGTGAGAGCATGGACACAATGGAAGGCATGAGTCTGCAGGCAGTCACCCTGGCCGATGGTTCCACTGCCTACATTCAGCACAACACCAAAG ATGGGAAATTAATAGAAGGGCAAGTCATTCAGCTGGAGGATGGTTCGGCTGCCTATGTTCAGCACGTCCCTAAAGGCG ATGACCTGAGTCTGGAGGACGGGCAGGCGGTTCAGTTGGAAGATGGCACCACAGCCTACATCCATCACTCGTCCAAAG ACTCGTATGATCAGAGTTCAGTACAGGCAGTGCAGCTGGAAGATGGCACGACGGCTTACATTCACCACGCGGTGCAGGTCCCGCAGTCCGATACCATCTTGGCAATTCAAGCGGACGGCACCGTTGCCGGGCTACACACAGGGGAAGCCTCCATCGATCCCGACACAATCAGCGCATTGGAACAGTACGCAGCAAAG GTGTCGATTGAAGGAGGGGAAGGAGCAGGTAGCAACGCACTTATAAATGAAtctgaatcagaaaaaaaaatgcag ATTGTATTAAGCCATGGTGCCCGTTTGCCCATCAAAGCCCAACAGACTAACGAGAAGGCTTTCCGCTGTGACTACGAAGGCTGTGGGAAACTGTACACAACTGCCCATCATCTTAAG GTGCACGAGAGGTCACACACAGGGGATCGTCCATACCAATGTGACCACGGCAGCTGCAGAAAAGCGTTTGCTACAG CTCCAGCGAGCCCTCGGAAGGACAAGGCTAAAGCTAGTGGTCCTTCCGAGGGAGAGGATCACCTGCCGCCCGAGGAGACCTCAGTACCGCCAGAGGTACCTGAGCAGGGCCGCCCCCAAAATCCTGGCCAACGAGGCCGTGTGAGGAGGCACCGGATGGTGTCCGGAGTGCAGGGGATCCAGAAGACAGCGGACG GTTATGGGTTAAAAAGCCACGTGAGGacacacacaggagagaaaccataccGGTGTTCTGAGGAAAACTGCACCAAGTCTTTCAAGACGTCTGGAGACCTGCAGAAACACGTCAGAACTCACACAG GAGAAAGGCCGTTCAAGTGTCCGTTTGAAGGCTGCGGAAGATCATTCACTACGTCCAATATCCGAAAGGTCCACATCCGCACACACACGGGGGAAAGACCATACTACTGCTCGGAACCAGGgtgtggcagagccttcgccaGTGCAACCAATTACAAGAACCACGTGCGGATACACACAG GTGAGAAGCCTTACGTGTGCACAGTACCCGGCTGTGACAAACGCTTCACGGAGTATTCGAGTTTGTACAAACACCACGTGGTCCATACGCACTCCAAGCCGTACAACTGCAATCACTGCGGCAAGACCTACAAGCAGATCTCCACGCTGGCCATGCACAAGCGGACGGCTCACAACGACACAGAACCCATTGAGGAAGATCAGGAGAGTTTCTTTGTGCCGCAGCCAC CTGATGAAGTGATCAAAGGCTCCCAGATCACGTATGTAACTGGCGTGGACGGAGAGGACGGTATCTCAGCGACGCAGTCGGGCCAGCAGTTGGCACTCATTGCCCAGGATGGCACATCCCAT GTGGCAATAGTCGCCCAAGACTTATCAGCATTCCACAACTCTGAAACAGGCCCCCAGCACAGCCACAATCTGGGGGGCAGTGACTCCAGACCCGTTACATTACTAGCCACTTCCAATGGGAGACAGATCGCAGTGCAA ATCGGGGAACAGCAGTCATTGGAGGAAGCCATACGAATCGCTTCGAGGATACAACAAGGCGAATCCCCCGGCATGGAAGATTAA